CTCCACACCGGCAGCTCCCTCCCTTCCTGTCTCCCAGAGGAATGCATGACTCTGACTTCTGACTACATAGCTAGCTTTCCCATTAAAAAAATAGGTCCTGGCAGCATTCCCCTCTCCGTGTCTCTGCACACCTGGACTGAAAGTAGAACCACTCCTTGGGAGGAAGGATTCCTCGGACTGACCTGTGCAGCAGTGCATAACATCAGAGATCACCTGCATGAATCTGTATCTCATTATTTTTCTGGGATGGTTAGAGGCCGCATAGAGGAGGAAATctgagaaaaagagatgaagggGCATGCAGGCGAGAGCCAGAGGCAGGTGTGCAGCCTATGGGAGAATTTATGAAGCGTATCACTACTGCCAGCATAACATGGGATGTCTATATTTGAATCCAACAGTTTGATCCATCCAACATTACACTGTAGAAAATTGCAAGCTGGTTCAACTTCGTAAAATAGGTTAGTCACAAGCATTACAGTCAAATTTGCTACCTCTTTGTTAGTCTAATGGGCGAATGAAAAGCTGGTCCACTGTTCCATGGCCAGGCTGGAATACACATTGCTCCTCCTGGAATTAACTTTCCTGGGGAGGCTGAGCAGTTTGAAACCTTGATAATGAGAGCACATGCTCCGgtcttcctttttaaaaatggtgaCTCAGAGTCTCATAGGAGAAACTCACTTGTAACCCTGGGGAGAACTCCAACACAACAACGATCAGATCAGCTTCAACTCATGAAAAAGtttcatatatcatatattttttctttaactaCATGAAAGAATAGTCTCTGGAGAGTTTTATGTCTGAGACGTAAGTACAATTAATATGAAATGTGTAATTAAAGTTGTGGTATTTACAAACCAATGATAAaagatttgttgtttctgtaCACAGTATAGTTGAAAACAATTACACATGTCCAATACTTGCACTTACTGACCCAAACCACATTTCACATAAGCTGCTCTCCATTTCACGACCAAGACAAATCTCACTCACTTGCTGTGGAATCTTTTGAATCCACACCCAAACCACGAGTGACAAGATGTATCGTGAAAagatattttacagtgtaaGCTCGTATACCCACCAATGGCAAAGCCCGTCTGGCAGTCATGCAGGGCACAACCACCAAAAAGCTCTGCTCTCTTGTTCCACCGCCAAGccataataacagcaataaggTTGGGGAGGCTTGTTAACCTTAATCTAGGAATTACACTGTGGCACCAGGGAGAGGAGgtcgtgttgtgttgtgtgcttgTACATAGGAGCTGGAATTAAACATTTACCACAGAgggggggctgctgctgctgctactgctttGAACTACACATAGAGTGAGAGTGGTGGTGTAGTCCACAAAGTGCTCTATGGAGCTTCACCTGGGTTAAAATCACTCCACCACTGTACACTGTTTGAAGCAGGGGGAAGTCCTTTGTTCCTTTTATTAGCCTCTTTCTCCCCCATGTGGTTAAAGTGGATCACTGCACACTTGCCTCAGTTGCTGATGAGCCAGAATATAGTTTTATGTGACCCAATTTTACATGGGTTTAGAGAACTGCACAAGAAATCTATAGGTTAAAGCTAgctattatatatttaaaatctttCCAACTCTGGAGTAGACTTTCCTCATCCTGCAGTACATTATTTTGGTAAATCATGAAAgtattttacttcttttgtAGCCTGATGTGTGGTACTGTTACTGGTATTGTTATGCCCAGCTTGTTGAAGAAAAAATATAGAAGGAGGACCACACAGCAACCACTTATCCAACCATCTATTATTTGTAACCGCTTAATTGGAGCCTCTCCCAGGTGACTTTGGGTGACACCCTGGACAACTGGACACTTATCACCAGGAACCTTCCTGCTGTTAAGTGACAGCAGAAAGAACTGTCGCTGTTAAAATCTAGACGTTAAATATTTGGAGCTTGGAGTAAAAAAACTCATAAAGTTAGACAAACTTTTTGGCTCCTGTTTTGGGCAAATTGCATTGGGGTTGTGATAACGTAATTATTGGGTTGAGTAAAGTTACTACTTTAGTAAAGTATCTCTAATACTCAGAAGTGAGTTTAAAgcaataattatgttttttcacCTGATACTCCACAATACAGCACAGCATGTTGTGACAATGACCTTTTATAGCTTCATACTTTagacttttgttttgaaatgtgaccCGTCATGTTTCAATTAACCTCCTCTTGCTCTTTCATTTCTATgtgtaatggaaaaaaaaaaatactacctGTAAAATTCCACGATGTTTCATTTTGACGGACAAGATACAATGTGACAATGTATGTGGCGCGTTGCAACATGCTGGGATTTCCTAAGAAAGGAAAACActgactcctcctccttcataaACACACCCTCTAACTGTTTAACAGAGTTACAGTGACATTCAGTCTTCATATCCTGAGCCGTTTtagaagaagcagagaggaagcGGCCTGGTAAGTTGAaaatttgctctttttttttctacatatcAAGGCAGGCAGATCAACTCAAGCCTGTTTTAGCCTGTGAAGCTGATTTATGAATTGTGACTTGAGAGGAAAGCTTACTTTTAACACAAATCTCCCACACTAAGATTAAGGTAGAAAGTGTGcctcttttaaaaacataacaagaTTGCTTTATGTTGTGACTGGACATTACACTGATGCTTTTCTCCAACATACAGAAAATGCTGGTCTCCACGACAGAACAAGTTGCTGTAACAGTAACACCTAGCCTGGACTCTTCAGTCGGTATCGACTCAAACTTCCTCGACTCAGAATTTCGTTACAGCCTCCTCCCAGTTGTCTATGGCATCATCTTTGTCCTGGGCCTCTTGGCCAACATCTACGTGCTGTTCGTGCTGCGCCGCCTCCGTGAAGCCAAGGCCATGGGAGAAATTCGAATCTACATGACAAACTTGACCATCGCTGAtctcctttttgtgtgtgcccTTCCATTTTGGATTGATTATTATGGTCGCCACGGTAACTGGATCTACACAGACTTCATGTGCCGGGTGACTGGCTCATTGTTCTTCATCAACACCTACTGCTCCATCCTCTTCCTTGGAGCCATCAGTGTCAACCGGTACTGGGCAGTCACACGGCCTCTGGATGCAGCCTCTTCAGACCACAGGCGACGTGGGATAATCGTGTGTGTTGTCATCTGGGTGTTGACCATGTCAATGGCTATTCCATTTCTGGCATCTCCTGGGACCAACACTGACAAGAATATGACTCGCTGTTTTGAGGGATACCACAATCAAACtgatacagagaaaaaaaaagtcgcTGCTACACATTTTGCAATAATTGGgatgttttttattgtcttttttcttgttgtggTGTGTAATTTCCTCATTGCTCGAGCCTTACTTTCTCAAAGTGCTCCTCAGACACAATTCACCTCTCTGACTTCAAAGCCCAGGGGTGTGAAACGGAGGGCTCTGCAGATGTTGTGGGCAGTGGTCGgagtgtttgttctgtgttttctgcctcACCATGTAATTCAAGGCCTTTGGACTTTGGCTGTGTTACAGATCGAACAGGGCTGGGGTCACGTAACATGGGACCAGAAGACTCGTCAAGCACTCAATGACGCACATCAGATCACCTTGCTTCTTATGGGCCTGAACTGCATTTTAGATCCTATCGTTTATTGTTTTGCCACAAGGAAGTTTAGAAGGTTCGTCATGGCCCATGTTAAAAAGTTTACAAAAGGTGAAGGGTGTTCACAAACGGTCGAAACTCAGCTCTCCATGGACAGTAGGAATCAGAGCCAGAAATTGCAGAACCAAGAGCCAAATATGGATTGATTTCTAACCAACCATGCTATTTCTGTAACACATTATCCTTGTCAGGGTTGTGGGGACTACAGCtcatcccagctgacattaggCGAGGCTGGACAAGTCATCAATTCATCACAGGACTATGAATCGACAAACATATGTAATATTTGTATACAAATGTAGATACTATTGCTTAACGTGTGTGAAAGACGTGTGTCTATGTAATTTATTGTTTCTAACTCTGCAATCTCAGAATCTCATTTATTCTGTGAAAACTGAATGGAGTGTCATTGTCTTCACCTTTCATTTGTACATGTTGCAGGATTGCAGCATATTGTGGTGTGCATTGCACCagtccttctctttctctctctctctctctcttttcctgtgtGAACTTTTGGgctgaaaaacagaagcagaagtaCATTAGCCGAACATTTACGACTTAAGACTAGCAGGACAAGACATTGCAGGCCTTTTTTGGGTGGGCAGAGTGAAGATTCTCACTAgataacacacgcacacagagtgAAATATGTTATGACATAATGATGTTGTCTGACATTAGATtatatcctctttttttaaaccagggAGCTGTTTGAGCTGCTTCCCCTCTGCCTTTGAATATTGTGACATACATTATGTCTCACAATAGAAAATCCCATTATTCTCTGTCCAAAAAAAGCCAgtgcttattattattcagctATCTGCTCTATATgtatttattctatattttttatgtacCATGAGCTTACCAGCTGTTGCAAAACAGATTTATGGTGGAATTTTCTTAACCAAGTGGAAAAGTTTTTATTATCTTGAATTGTATTCTaaagtgtgtgtattgttgttttGATCTTTCAAAAAGaaattgtaatgtttttttgtagcTAACTCTTAtaatttaaaattgtatttgtgCATTCAAATTTTCTGTATCGAAGTGATTAAACAGTCCATTTTCATCACACAGGGTACATCTACTTATTAATAGTTGATGTGATTTGAGACACACAGAAGATTGAACGGGATTCACAGGTGTTACAGGTTTTATTAACATGTACAAACAGTGAATGAAGAGCCTTTTACTGTGTTGTAGGAACAGTTTCACTCAGCAAGCACTGCAGTCAGTTTTACCATATTTAGATTAGATGAGATTAGATGGCACTGTAATGGCAACAGGTAGCAGCAGTGTGCAGATTAAAGGAAATCTCTTTTTAGGCACATCTTCACCCTCATCTAAGCCGGATGTTTATGAAAGACTGGAGTACACATTATCTGTATTCATATTGGCCTGGTCCAGATCACTGTAGGCTTGGTTGGTGCTTGTGTAATTCATGTACACATCTGCGTCATTGTCAATCTTTGGAAGATTTCCcctgttatttaaaaaaaatgtgattagaCTGTGACAGCATGCAAACAAATTGTAAACATTACCATCAATATATTCGTTTTACTCAAGAAACTTACTCTGGTGACTTTTCTGGAACAgcaaaaccttaaaaaaaaaaaaaagttgaaatcatCCACAGAAGGTTTGCTTAAAATATAATCCAACAGGAAATGATCTGTGGTGTTCTTTACCTCTAGCCGCAGTGTTCAAGGTGGTTGGTGTGTCATTGAGTCTTCGCGAGTACAGCCAAAAGATAATAGCGATGTTGATCATCAGGGCCagaagagagaagacaaaagCAGCGATTCCTAAATTCTCACCAACTATTATAAGTTGGGAAAACAGCACAGAATTTGCAGGAGAAAGGTTTTAGCTGCAAGTCACAGCAAAAATGATAAAcagttgaaaaaacaaaaatggtaTTCTATCTTTGTGCATGTTCAAACATTAGATAGATATCAGCAGATATATCTGCGCTTATGATTGTCAAATTTAACACCAAATGATATGAAATTTCATCCTCTAGAGGGCACTGACAAGTTTCACTTTCAGCCGTAATTCTTCAGAACATATTTTGATCATGATTCTTACCAACCAAATTTAAACATGCAATGATTCCTTATTTGCCCACTTTGGAAGCACAGTGTGTATGCTactgtatacatacagtatgtcctgTCTTTACAACCATGCCCTGTTAACAAGCATTATGAAAGTCCCTTGTTGCTCCATGGCTgtcattaaacaataaaaatgcaaagagCAAATGACAGATAAAGAAGACATCATATAcagaagtgaaaatgaaaatggtaTGATGTGGGACCTGGCCAGTCAATACGTGTACATCATCAGAGGGTAGTAAATAAAGTTAATGAGTAAATGACATGTGCTGATTGTGCCTGTATATGTATGTTGGAGAGTTGGTTTTGATCGCTTATCCACTTGAAAGACCGCTGGGTGCAAAGTGCATTTTAACCTTCACCTTCAGTAATTCACGCCGACCTACCTTACCTAATAATGAATCTTGTAACCAAATGCCTGGTTTTCATCTACTGACTAAGGTAAATAAGCAGAATAAGCATCAACAGCAATCAAAATTgattaaaaattgaaaaaacagCAGTGATATAATTACTTCACAGCGATTGAGAAAAATTGTGTCTTAACGTCAAAGAAATATACTATCCGAAGATTCAGTAGGTTCTCAACCAATCAACCactatttcttctttttctatacgcttattattatttagcaACAATGTAACATAACTGTTTGCCTAACTGGCCATAGGATTTGGGTTTATACTTTGGACTAAAAAGCAGTATGGTAGAGACATTCAgcagcaacattagcattcatttgtaGTCGTGTTTCCAGCCAACTAATGTAAATAGAGTACTTACTCTCTGCTTTTTGGCCTTCAGTAACTTGACCTGAGGTTAAACTATACTGTATAACTGTATAACTCATCAGTTAGTAGCAGGAGATAAGGTTTTAGAGCCTTTTTGCTGTTTGCAAAAGAAATAGTGCTATGGGAGTggtgaaacaggaaacaaaataatgaGGTTGTGGTCTGCAAAAGGAGGAAGTTAAAagttgggttttgtttttgtccctaCTAGCCACTGCTTTCCCAAGCCAGTAGTTATGTGATACATCGTTAATATGAACAAATCAACAACGTATCCCgaacaaaaatgtgtgttttgtcttgtgtttatgacaaaaaataaatataaataagtaaGACTGTTATCCAAATCAAATGACAGTAtctgtactgtagttttttcttcttcttttttttggtctctcCAGTGTAATATGTTTTATAAGTTTTGGCTTTAATGGTGTTTGTTCTGAACGTGTGGAAtaatcttaaaaacaaaatctcacACCTCACTGTGCAAATCTGTGAACATTTTACACTCATATTATTCAGATATGCAGGAAATAACAACAAACCACCAACCTGTTGCATGCATGGAAACGATATAGACTGTGTGGCTATCGCTCATCACAAAAATAGATCTCATGGCACGGCAACGGTACTCCCCACTCTGCTCTGGTTCGGTGAGGATTAGATCTGTACCGGAACCCACTTCTTGCCAGGTCTGATTTTCATGCCGTTCCCAGATCCAAACAGTGGATGCTGGACTATATGAAGCGCTGCAGTGCAGACTGACTCTTTGACCTGCTGCAACTGGGTAGTCTGGTGTGGCCAACAGCTCCACAGAAGAAGGCATTTCTGGGGGCAAATGGAGGATGAGGAATGAGGAAGTGTAGAAATAAAACGGTTGCATGTAGAAGTTACTGGtattctatatattttcagTCACATATGGTTCTAGGGATGGCCTATCTCTGCAACTGTTGGATGTGTTGCTACAAAATTTTGCCCAGACGTTCATGGTCCCCAAAGCACGAGTCGTAGTGACATTGGTAGTGCACTGACCAGTTGTCTAGTGCCAGTCAGCAACTTGACATTTGTAGCTTTAACTAAAATctctcaacaactattggacgGATTTCCatacattttacagacattcatgtccccTACTGGTTCTAATCACTTTGGTGATCCTTTAACTTCTCATCTAGGTCAAAGTTTGCTGGCCCATTACCTACAAAAATTAATGACATGTCcatcagtttcttttttgtgtttagtgctaaagAGCAATAAGATAATAATAGTAAGAGCTGTGAAGTGGAAGGAGCTATTTCTGTGAAAACTGTGGTTCAGGCGGTAGAGCGGTAGAGTCCCTGGCTCCTTCTTTCCACATGCTGAAATGTCCTTGGGCAGGATGCATGGCAGCTTCATACTTGCCTTCAGTGATTTGGATCAACTCTTATGGTTAAATCATCAGTACAAAAGATGAAGAACTCTGTTAGAAAATATCAACTTTTTTGGTAAAAGTCACAGGTAGGTAAATTCTGTTACATATAAGGCTTTTGCAATAGAATTAGGCACATAATACTTTTCAGGCCATATTCTGtaacactgcacctttaaaacgATTTGCCATAACATAAACCTTTAGGACCATTTCATCATCTGGGAGAGTCCAGTTCAGTTGTTAAGTAACATTGAGAattttatttgaagaaaaaaatgatatgaGAATACAGAATGGGAAAAACACCTCGTACTTCACACTTCCTATTCAACATGAACGTCTTAGCTCAAAAGAATTTAATTTATTGCAATTACTGAAGAATGACATTCTGTATTACCTTCAGTTGTTGAAGTAGACATATTAGCAGTTGTCTGAGCAATTGTGTTATAAGTAGAAGCAGGGGTTCCACTTGTAACAGGGAAATCTGTAGTCGTGGATTTCACTGCAAGAAGCACAAATAAATCAGTTATCAATTAACAGTATATCTGAAATCTGTATTCTGTTATTGCATTTCACTAATAAAAATGTCCTTACCTGTGTTCtcacacaaaagaaacaggagaaagaagCTACGCAGCATGTTGTTTTTGAGATGGACAAAGAAAAAATGCCACACTCACTTCAAGCAAACAGGTATAAGAATGAATCAAGTGCTAGAATCACAGCACAGGTAAGAACagaggaacagaaagaaaaggaagtttCAACTTCCTCGTTCCAACAAAACAGCTGTACAGAGAAAATGccatatatatgatatgatttcccttttttttttcacaaggcaagcagcagaaaacaatATATCCAGCTCCTATATCTAAGCATAGAAGCCTAGGTAAACAAAACTGAAGGATAATAATAGTAGTACAATTAATACAATTGCACACATTAGCATAAAAGGAATCATAATTAAACCTAATCTCACAGATGAAAGCCTTCAGTTTGTAACATTAAAAAGCCGTCAATCAATTTATGacctgcaggaaaaacagtTAACCAGACTCCACAGAACTTTTAAtggttttttaaatttcaggGCTGGCGGGCGAGTCTATCAGACTCTCAACACGCTTGGTTTTGAACATTTCATCTCCAACAGTGGTCACCTTCAGGCTCAGGCTGTGATGACAGGTAAGATTGTAGCTGCTGGACAGTTTGACATCAGACTTCTCACCCGAGGCAAATTCTCACTGGCTGCCAATGGAGGTCAGGATGTTCTGCAAAACGCCAAGAAATTAAAGATCAAATATCTGATTGTTTCAAGTTACTAATTTGTGGTTTGATTGTGTAATATTGCTTTGTATTATTTGATGTTCCTGTGAACATGTTACAAAACACTCAACTCACAAACCTGAACCCTTACCTAGAAGACGGAGCCTCATCCACAATCACTACATTACCATAATTATTATGCTACTTATGTGTTTGGTTAACCATGATTAATTCCTGATTTCCTGTCATCCCTAACCCTCTCATACATGCTATTTTCTTTGCTACTGGAgccaacaaaacacacacacacgtcatgtgTTTgctaaaacaagtaaaaactcACATAGTACAGTGAAAGCTCATTCAAAACTGCTACTGATGTAAATACAATATTAGTTTTTACCAGCAAAAatagtgaaagaagaaaaagaaaagtgaagtaGCATTAACTGGAAACACGTGAGCTTCCTCTTCATTTTATCATACGCAGTACTTCTAGTTTAGAGATTTCCTCTTGTGTTGAAAATATCCTCTTAGCCTGGTAATagtttaatactttttaaatgttttcttgtaGTCTTGTCGCCAACTAAAAGCAAgaatcatctttgtttttctgtgagcTCTGTGAGACAATCAATCAACTCAGCTCTATTTAGTATTTAGTAGattcttctttgttttgactCTATACAAACGGACAACTTTTGTTGCCATGCACGATAAATAGACAGAAACAAACCAGAACACCAAGAGCGCACTTTCATTTCTACATGGACACTGTGAAATTTCGAAATAGACACTGAGAGGACATTGACTTCTTCTCTTGGAGATACAGAGAAGCTTAATGTTCGTGTTTGGGAAAGGAGGaaccattctgatcattactgtGGTAACCAAGATCAGAGGATAAGTATGTCTAACTCTCCCGACATGCAAGTGTAAAcacatttccttgtttgtagactaatgcACATTTATGGACATGTTTCTACATACCCTGTGGCCAGCTGTGACTTCCTCCTAATGAAGTTGTGTATACCAGAGGGGACAGAGgaacctctctgtctctgagaggAAGATAGATGGTGATACTGTATAATTATCTATGTCTAtcctcaagtgtgtgtgtgatgtgggtatatgagtgtgtgtttgtgtgtgtgtctttacccCAAGTCATTATTCTTCATTATTCCTCTATTATTCATTACTCATTCATTATTCTGCCTGTACCGCTGGCTACAGTCATGCCTGTTGGTTTGCACTGCAGCCACCACTGTGGCCCCCTGCCAATAGATGACAGTGGAATAATGGGATGATCTATGTAATGTGTCTATAGGCATATActaatattatttgtttttactgacTTGGACAAAtgcaaataacacatttaaatctaaaCTGTATTGACTATCTATAAATATTGACTTCACTTTGATCTCTAGGGGGAGACAGAAGAAGCtattattacataatattatatatataatatatatatatattaataatatatatatatatatattatataatatatatatatatagatatatagattaATTATATTAGATATAATATAGATAGCTTCTTTCCTGtcacatatatactgtatatttatatctatatttccTGTTACTAACTGGAGATAGAAATTTGGAAATCGAGCagcacagataaacaaacaaacaaaaaaactcatggtacattgaacaaaaacaaaaaaaagccaataacaaacaatataaaatataataaaagctGTAAATGGATTATGGATCAATGTGGTCCCTGCAAAGAGCAGATGTCTAACAGGCTTTCTTAGAAAGATCCAAGGTCTGAACTTTTTCTGTATCAGTGTATCAGACGAGGTTTGATGGAGGGTTGATTGgttgtggagagaaaaaaaaacaaaaaacttttgaATGAACAGCAGGCACTGCGGTCAGAAGGTTTAATTTACAGGTTAATGATGAACGCAAACACAATCTAACAGCGGAACAATAGCAAACATAGAGGAAGAGTTTCGAAGTCAGTAATATAAAACTCAGCTGCACAGTGTATTTTCAATAACATTAGAAAACATCAGCCAACATAAAGCCAAAAATCAATGTGCATGAGGATGAAagtgttatttcttcttttaaaagtgacagtaacagatttttttaatatgttagCACACAGTTATGTATTAGTTACGCAGCAGTTATTGGTGTAACATTAGTATTCGTTTTTTATAAGTCGTGTTTATGTCCAATATTCTCAGTCTCTACTAACTCCTGAGGATATTCTGTGGGACtcagattcaggtgataattctgcTGCTCATGTTATcacaatgtttttgttaaacATTGTTATCATAAAAATGctgattatagctgctttaaacacaacacaaacactgctttGTAGCTTCACTGCAGACCGTGAAGCTA
This DNA window, taken from Larimichthys crocea isolate SSNF chromosome XXIV, L_crocea_2.0, whole genome shotgun sequence, encodes the following:
- the ptafr gene encoding platelet-activating factor receptor, whose protein sequence is MLVSTTEQVAVTVTPSLDSSVGIDSNFLDSEFRYSLLPVVYGIIFVLGLLANIYVLFVLRRLREAKAMGEIRIYMTNLTIADLLFVCALPFWIDYYGRHGNWIYTDFMCRVTGSLFFINTYCSILFLGAISVNRYWAVTRPLDAASSDHRRRGIIVCVVIWVLTMSMAIPFLASPGTNTDKNMTRCFEGYHNQTDTEKKKVAATHFAIIGMFFIVFFLVVVCNFLIARALLSQSAPQTQFTSLTSKPRGVKRRALQMLWAVVGVFVLCFLPHHVIQGLWTLAVLQIEQGWGHVTWDQKTRQALNDAHQITLLLMGLNCILDPIVYCFATRKFRRFVMAHVKKFTKGEGCSQTVETQLSMDSRNQSQKLQNQEPNMD
- the LOC113744544 gene encoding uncharacterized protein LOC113744544 isoform X1, giving the protein MLRSFFLLFLLCENTVKSTTTDFPVTSGTPASTYNTIAQTTANMSTSTTEEMPSSVELLATPDYPVAAGQRVSLHCSASYSPASTVWIWERHENQTWQEVGSGTDLILTEPEQSGEYRCRAMRSIFVMSDSHTVYIVSMHATVGENLGIAAFVFSLLALMINIAIIFWLYSRRLNDTPTTLNTAARGFAVPEKSPEGNLPKIDNDADVYMNYTSTNQAYSDLDQANMNTDNVYSSLS
- the LOC113744544 gene encoding uncharacterized protein LOC113744544 isoform X2 codes for the protein MSTSTTEEMPSSVELLATPDYPVAAGQRVSLHCSASYSPASTVWIWERHENQTWQEVGSGTDLILTEPEQSGEYRCRAMRSIFVMSDSHTVYIVSMHATVGENLGIAAFVFSLLALMINIAIIFWLYSRRLNDTPTTLNTAARGFAVPEKSPEGNLPKIDNDADVYMNYTSTNQAYSDLDQANMNTDNVYSSLS